A single region of the Pontibacter kalidii genome encodes:
- the ftsH gene encoding ATP-dependent zinc metalloprotease FtsH, which yields MAEKNNKGNNKKKKPIIPNTPPRPTMQLWMLAVLILLIFGLTYLNKSNSSVETTQQDFEEMLLSGDVDRLTLVNGKTVEVYLEKEALQNDKYKAELNDRGMLTMDQGPHYHFQVISAESFKEDLDKLQADVAREQKVPLTPETRTGFADFFFQWGFLILLLFGFWFLMRRVTSGGTGGQIFNIGKSKAALFDAENKVKITFKDVAGLEEAKEEVQEIVEFLKNPSKFTVLGGKIPKGALLVGPPGTGKTLLAKAVAGEADVPFFSLSGSDFVEMFVGVGAARVRDLFKQAKAKAPCIIFIDEIDAIGRHRSRGATPGGNDERENTLNSLLVEMDGFATDSGVIILAATNRPDTLDSALLRPGRFDRQISIDKPDINGRTEIFNVHLGPLTLAPDVDAKKLAAQTPGFAGAEIANVCNEAALIAARRNKKAVDQQDFNDAVDRVIGGLEKKNKIISPEEKKIVAYHEAGHAIAGWFLEHADPLVKVSIVPRGVAALGYAQYLPKEQFLYTTEQLIDEMCMALGGRAAEELVFGKISTGALSDLERITKMAYSIVTMYGMNDKIGNVSFYDSKQSEMSFNKPYSEATAETIDQEVRKIIDAAYQRTKQLLTSKAPELEVVAQELLEKEILFQSDLERLVGPRPFEALTTYQAHTAGTDRSQTKSEVEQQHPVELGQTEHPEQEEGSVPGTPLDNGNTPAERDNINSRTA from the coding sequence ATGGCAGAAAAAAATAATAAAGGCAACAACAAGAAGAAAAAGCCGATCATACCAAACACCCCACCGCGCCCTACCATGCAGCTGTGGATGCTGGCTGTGCTGATCCTGCTTATCTTCGGACTGACCTACCTAAACAAGAGCAACTCCTCTGTAGAGACCACGCAGCAGGACTTTGAGGAGATGCTGCTCAGCGGGGATGTCGACAGACTGACCCTCGTGAATGGCAAAACCGTGGAAGTATACCTTGAGAAAGAGGCGCTTCAGAACGATAAATATAAAGCCGAGCTCAACGACCGTGGTATGCTTACCATGGACCAGGGCCCACACTATCACTTCCAGGTGATCTCGGCAGAGTCTTTCAAAGAAGACCTGGATAAACTGCAGGCAGATGTGGCACGCGAGCAAAAAGTACCGCTTACACCGGAAACGCGCACAGGCTTTGCCGACTTTTTCTTCCAGTGGGGCTTCCTAATACTGCTGCTGTTTGGTTTCTGGTTCCTGATGCGCCGCGTCACATCGGGCGGCACGGGTGGCCAGATCTTCAACATCGGCAAGTCCAAAGCAGCCCTTTTCGACGCTGAGAACAAGGTGAAGATCACGTTCAAGGATGTGGCCGGCCTGGAGGAAGCAAAAGAAGAGGTGCAGGAGATCGTGGAATTCCTGAAGAACCCGTCTAAGTTTACCGTACTGGGAGGCAAGATACCAAAAGGCGCTTTGCTGGTAGGCCCTCCGGGAACCGGTAAAACGTTACTTGCCAAGGCCGTGGCCGGCGAGGCGGATGTTCCTTTCTTCTCCCTATCAGGCTCTGACTTTGTGGAGATGTTCGTGGGGGTGGGTGCTGCCCGTGTGCGCGACCTGTTTAAGCAGGCAAAAGCGAAGGCCCCTTGTATCATCTTTATCGACGAGATTGACGCCATTGGCCGCCACCGTAGCCGTGGTGCCACGCCAGGCGGAAATGACGAGCGTGAGAACACCCTGAACTCCCTGCTGGTGGAGATGGATGGTTTCGCCACCGACTCCGGCGTGATCATACTTGCCGCCACCAACCGCCCCGACACCCTAGACTCTGCCCTGCTGCGCCCTGGCCGTTTCGACCGCCAGATCAGCATCGACAAGCCAGACATCAACGGGCGTACCGAGATATTTAACGTGCACCTTGGCCCGCTTACACTGGCGCCGGATGTGGACGCGAAGAAACTGGCTGCCCAGACACCAGGCTTTGCCGGTGCCGAGATCGCTAACGTATGTAACGAGGCGGCCCTGATCGCTGCCCGCCGCAACAAAAAAGCGGTAGACCAGCAGGACTTTAATGATGCCGTAGACCGCGTGATTGGTGGTCTGGAGAAGAAGAATAAGATCATCTCTCCGGAGGAGAAAAAGATTGTGGCCTACCACGAGGCTGGTCATGCTATTGCCGGCTGGTTCCTGGAGCACGCCGACCCGTTGGTGAAGGTGAGCATCGTGCCGCGTGGTGTCGCCGCGCTGGGCTATGCGCAGTACCTACCAAAAGAGCAGTTCCTGTACACCACCGAGCAGTTGATTGACGAGATGTGCATGGCCCTGGGTGGTCGCGCCGCCGAGGAGCTCGTGTTCGGCAAGATCTCCACCGGCGCCCTGAGCGACCTGGAGCGTATCACCAAAATGGCCTACAGCATCGTGACCATGTATGGCATGAACGATAAGATCGGCAACGTTTCGTTCTACGACTCCAAGCAGTCTGAAATGTCGTTCAACAAGCCCTACTCGGAAGCTACCGCCGAGACGATAGACCAGGAGGTGCGCAAGATCATCGACGCCGCCTACCAGCGCACCAAGCAACTGCTAACATCTAAGGCGCCCGAGCTGGAAGTGGTGGCGCAGGAGCTTCTGGAGAAAGAGATCCTGTTCCAGAGCGACCTGGAGCGCCTGGTTGGCCCTCGCCCGTTTGAGGCCCTGACCACCTACCAGGCCCACACCGCCGGAACCGACCGCAGCCAGACCAAGAGCGAGGTGGAGCAGCAGCACCCGGTGGAACTTGGCCAGACAGAGCACCCCGAGCAAGAGGAAGGCTCCGTACCCGGCACGCCGCTGGATAACGGCAACACCCCTGCTGAGCGGGATAACATAAATTCGAGAACAGCTTGA
- the rsfS gene encoding ribosome silencing factor, with protein sequence MKETKVEATSDILAELVVKGMQERKASDIVVMNLKSLKNAVSDYFVIASASSDTQLDAIATSIEEEVYKATAQNPWQTEGRINKEWVLLDYVDVVAHVFLKDKREFYALEELWGDARIEHVESV encoded by the coding sequence ATGAAAGAAACCAAGGTTGAGGCTACTTCCGACATATTGGCAGAGCTTGTAGTGAAAGGCATGCAGGAGAGAAAGGCTTCCGATATAGTGGTGATGAACCTTAAATCACTTAAAAACGCTGTATCAGATTACTTCGTAATAGCATCCGCAAGCTCCGACACGCAACTCGACGCCATTGCTACCTCTATTGAGGAGGAAGTGTATAAGGCAACTGCCCAGAACCCGTGGCAGACCGAAGGCCGCATCAACAAAGAGTGGGTGCTGCTGGATTATGTGGATGTAGTAGCACACGTTTTCCTGAAAGACAAGCGTGAGTTCTATGCGCTGGAGGAGCTTTGGGGCGACGCCAGGATAGAGCACGTGGAGTCTGTGTAA